The Cetobacterium sp. ZOR0034 genome includes a region encoding these proteins:
- a CDS encoding replication initiation protein, giving the protein MGTNLELKHHKDFHRVQFQGLSMNQRNLVFALCCKVMNQDDNLLVFNINEMSSLSKLKKRKMSNKEMFDYLEDLYNTLKKTSIKIKKENGVKIFSLFIDYESFEDEGKFQIKVNSSFRYMLNDIKEPFTIQNLEEYTNLKSGYSQLLYSLLKEWEKKKEHIFTIDEFRNDLGIPETYDFDIINKRVLNQILKELPPYFPNLKLEKIKTGRKVTSLKFTWGNRIEKIENKNNSDVIDIVEISDKNTPL; this is encoded by the coding sequence ATGGGAACTAATTTAGAATTGAAACATCATAAAGATTTTCATAGAGTACAATTTCAAGGATTATCTATGAATCAAAGAAATTTAGTGTTTGCTCTATGTTGTAAGGTTATGAATCAAGACGATAATTTATTAGTATTCAATATAAACGAAATGAGTTCTTTAAGTAAATTAAAAAAAAGAAAAATGTCAAATAAAGAAATGTTTGATTATTTAGAAGATTTATACAATACACTAAAAAAAACATCAATAAAAATAAAAAAAGAAAATGGTGTAAAAATTTTTAGTTTATTTATTGATTATGAATCATTTGAAGATGAAGGGAAATTTCAAATTAAGGTAAATAGTTCATTCCGTTATATGTTAAACGATATAAAAGAGCCATTTACTATACAAAATTTAGAAGAATATACAAATTTAAAAAGTGGTTATTCTCAATTGTTATATTCTCTTTTAAAAGAATGGGAAAAGAAAAAAGAACATATATTTACAATAGATGAATTTAGAAATGATTTAGGGATTCCAGAAACATATGATTTTGATATTATTAATAAAAGAGTATTAAATCAAATTTTGAAAGAATTACCTCCATATTTTCCAAATTTAAAATTAGAAAAAATAAAAACTGGAAGAAAGGTTACTAGTTTAAAGTTTACTTGGGGAAATCGAATAGAAAAAATTGAGAACAAAAATAATAGTGATGTTATTGATATAGTTGAAATTTCAGATAAAAACACTCCTTTATAA